A window of Malania oleifera isolate guangnan ecotype guangnan chromosome 5, ASM2987363v1, whole genome shotgun sequence contains these coding sequences:
- the LOC131155139 gene encoding protein DWD HYPERSENSITIVE TO UV-B 1 isoform X2, with amino-acid sequence MQMHTLNLDFSTSLTGFQKDCFACMPNLMCLSMCETRVANLWTAIAALSKLPSLVELRFQNCLCCKDTRPCPASSGRKANGRTHLTHLDSGLYITAPSNEGRVGADDNTRTEEMLRNFFSLNNAIMNREVQNATEYSSDDSEVDFSCQQQEYGFEELLSDAFLGWNGQIDVQDEVSFGTSLAQNEVDSSAGAFSSRHISAFTDVVLKKQFTHHPSPICFEKHYREYMIASLPHLKVLDNVPIKNIDRELANVVFAQYFEYLPYKRKHRESVVSILKEREIKASHTHVKTSKSKPSSSSGKSQYFYSRSLCAAKMGSAAWPLLQPLSIFGGNSGNESRSFRPRQFEYHPSNSSLMVFGTLDGEVIVVNHENGRIVSYIPSLGAMNSVLGLCWLKNYPSKLIAGSDNGSLKLYDTQHMPSTIRGMSCSSCSFAFDEFDQLTSVHVNSNDELFIASGYSKNVALYDISSGRRLQVFTDMHQELINVVKFANHSPSIFATSSFDQDVKLWDLRQKPIQPCYTSSSSRGNVMVCFSPDDHYLLVSAVDNEVRQLLAADGRLHLNFKIASTGSSQNYTRSYYINGRDHIISGSCDEHVVRICCAQSGRRLRDISLEGRGSGTSMFVQSLRGDPFREFNMSILATYPSSQSEIVKVNLLASSEEGNAHAFSRNPRPSNSMGG; translated from the exons ATGCAGATGCACACTCTTAACCTAGATTTCAGCACTTCTCTCACTGGTTTCCAGAAGGATTGTTTTGCCTGCATGCCAAATTTAATGTGCCTGTCAATGTGTGAAACAAGAGTTGCTAATCTTTGGACAGCAATTGCGGCACTTTCTAAACTCCCTTCTTTGGTGGAACTCCGGTTTCAGAATTGTTTGTGTTGTAAGGACACAAGGCCTTGTCCTGCTTCATCTGGCAGGAAGGCAAATGGAAGAACTCATTTGACTCACTTGGACAGTGGTCTTTATATTACAGCACCATCCAACGAGGGCAGGGTAGGTGCAGATGATAATACAAGGACAGAAGAGATGCTTAGAAATTTCTTTTCACTTAATAATGCAATCATGAATCGAGAAGTTCAAAATGCAACGGAGTATTCTTCTGATGATAGTGAAGTGGATTTTTCATGTCAGCAGCAAGAATATGGTTTTGAGGAGCTCTTGTCTGATGCATTTCTTGGGTGGAATGGTCAGATTGATGTTCAAGATGAG GTCTCTTTTGGTACATCACTCGCTCAAAATGAAGTAGACTCCTCGGCAGGTGCTTTTAGTTCAAGGCATATCTCAGCCTTCACAGATGTGGTATTGAAGAAGCAATTTACTCATCATCCTTCACCAATATGCTTTGAGAAACATTATAGGGAGTATATGATAGCTTCATTACCCCATTTAAAAGTTTTAGATAACGTGCCCATCAAGAACATTGATAGGGAATTGGCCAATGTTGTCTTTGCACAATACTTTGAGTACCTACCATACAAAAGGAAGCACAGAGAAAGTGTTGTCAGTATCTTGAAGGAGCGTGAGATAAAAGCAAGTCATACTCATGTTAAAACTTCCAAGTCAAAGCCATCATCTTCATCTGGAAAGTCTCAATATTTTTATTCCAGGTCGCTTTGTGCTGCCAAAATGGGATCTGCTGCTTGGCCTCTATTGCAGCCACTTTCTATTTTTGGGGGCAATTCGGGGAATGAAAGTAGGAGCTTTCGTCCTAGACAGTTTGAGTACCATCCATCTAACTCTAGCCTAATGGTTTTTGGAACTCTAGATGGTGAAGTCATTGTTGTAAACCATGAGAATGGAAGAATTGTCAGTTATATTCCATCACTAGGAGCAATGAATAGTGTGTTGGGCCTCTGTTGGCTCAAGAATTATCCCTCCAAG CTTATTGCTGGTTCCGATAATGGTTCATTGAAATTGTATGACACTCAGCATATGCCATCAACCATTAGGGGCATGTCATGCAGTTCTTGTTCTTTTGCCTTTGATGAGTTCGACCAACTGACCTCTGTTCATGTCAACTCAAATGATGAACTATTTATTGCCAGTGGATACTCAAAAAATGTTGCTCTGTATGATATCAGCAGTGGAAGACGCTTACAAGTGTTCACTGATATGCACCAAGAGCTTATCAATGTCGTCAAGTTTGCAAATCACTCTCCATCCATTTTTGCCACCTCATCTTTTGATCAGGATGTCAAGTTGTGGGATTTAAGACAAAAACCAATACAGCCTTGCTATACATCTTCAAGCTCTCGAGGAAATGTTATGGTTTGCTTTTCTCCGGATGATCACTATCTTCTTGTGTCAGCTGTTGACAATGAG GTTAGGCAACTCTTGGCTGCTGATGGTAGGCTTCACTTGAATTTTAAGATAGCCTCAACAGGAAGCTCTCAGAATTACACTCGTTCTTATTACATAAACGGAAGGGACCACATCATTAGTGGGAGTTGTGATGAACACGTGGTCCGCATTTGCTGTGCTCAGAGTGGAAGGCGACTTAGGGATATATCTTTGGAG